DNA from Hwangdonia lutea:
AAACAATGTTTGGGCCATCAATAAATATTTTGATAAAAGCAAGCCAACGCTATTGCTAAACTCGCATCACGACACGGTAAAACCCAATAATGGTTACACCAAAGATCCGTTTAAAGCCATTGTTGATAATGGTAAACTATACGGTTTGGGTAGTAACGATGCCGGTGGTTGTTTGGTGTCGTTAATCGCAACGTTCACTCATTTTTACGCGCAAGAAAACTTAAAATACAACTTGGTAATTGTCGCTTCCGCGGAAGAAGAAAGCAGCGGACCAAACGGTTTAAATAGCATGTTGTCCATCATTCCTAAAGTAGATGTCGCCATAGTGGGCGAACCCACTTTGATGCATTTGGCTGTTGCCGAAAAAGGCCTCGTGGTTTTTGATGCCGTGGTGAAAGGCACACCCAGTCATGCCGCCCATCCTAACAACGATAATGCCATTTACAATACGATTGAGGTTTTAAAATGGTTTAGGGATTTTACGTTTAAAAAATCCTCGGAAGCTTTGGGCGATGTAAAAATGACGGTTACTCAAATTAACGCAGGAAAGCAACATAACGCGGTTCCTGCAGATGTAAAATTGGTTATCGATGTTCGTGTAAACGATAAATATTCAAATCAAGACATTGCCGATTTATTGGTGGCCAATGCACCCTGCGATAGTATAGTGCCACGGAGTTTAAGGCTGAATTCCTCATCCATTCCGCTAGAGCACGATTTGGTAAAAGCAGGACTTTCTATTGGACGAACAACCTACGGTTCGCCAACATTATCAGATCAAGCGGTACTTAGTTGCCCAAGTTTAAAATTAGGTCCCGGCGATAGCACACGTTCGCATTCGGCCGATGAATTCATATATTTGAATGAAATTGAAGAAGGCATCAAAATTTATATTGAATTGTTGAATAAAGTGATTGTTTAACGGTGCTGTCATTCCTGCGAAGGCAGGAGTCCATTAAAGTAAAAGAAAATTTAAAAAGATTCCCGCCTTTACTGAAACAAGTTCAGCACAAGCGCGGGAATGACAAAAATAGACAAAATGAAACTCTGGGATAAAGGATTTACAATAGACAAACAAATAGAGCAATTTACCGTTGGCAACGATAGGGAAATCGATATTCATATTGCAAAATACGATGTGATGGCTTCGAAAGCGCATGCCAAAATGCTTCAAAAAATCGGCATTATTACCGTTGATGAATTGGTTGAATTATTAGGCGGATTAAAAGTTTTGGAAGATCAGATTGAAAACGGCACTTTTGTTATTGATGCCCAATTTGAAGATGTGCACTCAAAAATAGAATTCGAGCTCACCAAGCAATTGGGAGAGGTGGGCAAAAAAATCCATACCGCACGTTCTAGAAACGATCAGGTTTTAGTGGCGCTTCATTTGTATTTTAAAGACAACTTATTGGACGTAAAAGCCAAAACAAAAACGCTTTTTGAAACCCTTTTGCAATTGGCCGACACGCACAAAGAAAAATTATTACCAGGTTATACGCATTTGCAAGTGGCGATGCCATCATCCTTTGGTTTATGGTTTTCAGCTTACGCCGAATTGTTGATTGACGATGTCTATTTATTAAACGCCGCCATAAAAACGGTAGATCAAAATCCGTTGGGTTCTGCGGCGGGCTACGGTAGTTCTTTCCCGATTGATAGAGATATTACGACCCAAGAAATGGGTTTTGAAACCTTAAAATACAACGTGGTTGCAGCGCAAATGAGCCGGGGTAAAAGCGAGCGCACCATCGCCGCCACTTTGGGCAGTTTAGCCAATACCATGAGCCGTTTTGCCATGGATGTGTGTTTGTATATGAGCCAGAATTTTGGGTTTATCACCTTTCCAGACGAGTTAACAACAGGCAGTAGCATTATGCCGCATAAAAAGAATCCGGATGTGTTCGAACTCATTCGTGGCAAGTGCAATAAAATACAAGCTTTGCAAACCGAAATGATTTTAATTACCAACAATTTACCAAGTGGTTACCACAGGGATTTTCAGTTGTTAAAAGAAAATACTATTGCCGCTTTTGAAGAATTGAAAACCATTTTGGATATTTTCAATTATGCCATTCAACAAATTGTTGTGAAGGATATTGATTTAAACGACGATAAATACAAGTACTTATTTACGGTTGACAATATTAATAATTTAGTGGTTGATGGGATGAGTTTCAGGGAAGCCTATCAGAAAATTGGCGGACAAGTACAAGCGGGAACTTACAAACCAGATATGAGTAAAGAGCACTCGCACATTGGCAGTATTCATAATTTATGTTTAGAGGATATTAGGGCTAAGTTTCCTGAGTAAATAGGTTTCGATTTTGTAAAAATTTTTTAAAAAGTCAGTGCAACAATCAAATACTCAAAACCAATTTAACACATTCAGCACAATAGCGCCATAAAATTACAAAAAGGTATTAATACCCATATTTGTCTTTCCAACGTTGTTTTAAAAACTCACGATGCGCGTTTTCCCTAGTATTATTTCCGGGGTCGTAAAGCTTGGTATTTTTTATCTCGTCCGGCATAAATTCCTGATTGGCAAAGTTAGCTTCGTAGTTGTGCGCATACTTGTAAT
Protein-coding regions in this window:
- the argH gene encoding argininosuccinate lyase, whose protein sequence is MKLWDKGFTIDKQIEQFTVGNDREIDIHIAKYDVMASKAHAKMLQKIGIITVDELVELLGGLKVLEDQIENGTFVIDAQFEDVHSKIEFELTKQLGEVGKKIHTARSRNDQVLVALHLYFKDNLLDVKAKTKTLFETLLQLADTHKEKLLPGYTHLQVAMPSSFGLWFSAYAELLIDDVYLLNAAIKTVDQNPLGSAAGYGSSFPIDRDITTQEMGFETLKYNVVAAQMSRGKSERTIAATLGSLANTMSRFAMDVCLYMSQNFGFITFPDELTTGSSIMPHKKNPDVFELIRGKCNKIQALQTEMILITNNLPSGYHRDFQLLKENTIAAFEELKTILDIFNYAIQQIVVKDIDLNDDKYKYLFTVDNINNLVVDGMSFREAYQKIGGQVQAGTYKPDMSKEHSHIGSIHNLCLEDIRAKFPE
- a CDS encoding M20 family metallo-hydrolase, with protein sequence MEKLTNEAIDLLKNLIETESFSSEEDQTAALIENWFKANQINYTRTKNNVWAINKYFDKSKPTLLLNSHHDTVKPNNGYTKDPFKAIVDNGKLYGLGSNDAGGCLVSLIATFTHFYAQENLKYNLVIVASAEEESSGPNGLNSMLSIIPKVDVAIVGEPTLMHLAVAEKGLVVFDAVVKGTPSHAAHPNNDNAIYNTIEVLKWFRDFTFKKSSEALGDVKMTVTQINAGKQHNAVPADVKLVIDVRVNDKYSNQDIADLLVANAPCDSIVPRSLRLNSSSIPLEHDLVKAGLSIGRTTYGSPTLSDQAVLSCPSLKLGPGDSTRSHSADEFIYLNEIEEGIKIYIELLNKVIV